The Manihot esculenta cultivar AM560-2 chromosome 1, M.esculenta_v8, whole genome shotgun sequence genome has a window encoding:
- the LOC122721982 gene encoding receptor-like protein EIX2, which translates to MPGRKIVRHFKWRTILSAKLARHESAPVARPSLFATHSGEQAVEDRVRHHGWRTLPSSPPGVSNKLVRQYDWRTLCIPQNLSEMMPSLRLLSLSNNYLNGTVPATLCRIESLQILDLSNNHLSGRIPSCWGNLPSLTVIDFSSNMLSGDVPMSLGSQESLVSLHLQNNTLQGKIPMSLRYLESLETLDLSMNSFDGFIPSWIGESLSSLKVLSIHSNKFEGDIPLQLCYLASLRILNLANNVMTGTIPNCFGNFTAIALHEQKGHWDYYTKAEPYVGFVRASYGENVQVYVKGMELEYSGTLRFLYSIDLSGNNFVGEISQELMNLSGLQNLNLSTNKLFGHIPWNIGKLSSLESLDLSENELSGSIPSNDADELPKGHEKGGTTRKDDSEMVWFYGGMGMGFAAGFVGVCSILYFNDSWRCAWFGLVDRVCNKLWVTIAIKANQVKRKFLRNKLEGNA; encoded by the exons ATGCCAGGCAGGAAAATTGttcgccactttaagtggcgaaCAATTCTTTCCGCCAAGCTGGCGCGCCACGAATCTGCTCCCGTGGCTCGGCCGAGCTTGTTCGCCACTCATAGTGGCGAACAAGCTGTGGAAGATAGAGTTCGCCACCATGGGTGGCGAACTCTCCCTTCTTCGCCACCAGGGGTGTCGAACAAGCTTGTTCGCCAGTATGACTGGCGAACACTTTGC ATTCCCCAGAATCTCAGTGAAATGATGCCAAGTCTGCGACTCTTATCCCTCTCCAACAACTACTTGAATGGTACCGTTCCAGCTACTTTATGCAGGATTGAATCTTTACAAATTCTTGATCTTTCGAATAATCATCTATCAGGAAGAATACCTTCATGTTGGGGAAATTTGCCAAGTTTAACTGTGATTGATTTTTCAAGTAATATGCTGAGTGGTGATGTTCCAATGTCCTTGGGTTCTCAAGAGTCGCTTGTTTCCCTGCATTTGCAAAACAATACTCTGCAAGGAAAGATCCCAATGTCATTAAGGTATCTAGAATCCTTGGAGACTCTTGATCTTAGCATGAATTCTTTTGATGGTTTTATTCCTTCATGGATAGGTGAGAGCCTATCTTCTCTGAAAGTACTGAGTATTCACTCTAATAAATTTGAAGGTGATATTCCTCTGCAGCTTTGCTACCTTGCTTCTCTTCGCATATTGAACTTGGCAAATAACGTGATGACTGGAACCATACCTAATTGTTTTGGCAATTTTACTGCAATTGCTCTGCATGAGCAGAAAGGGCATTGGGACTATTACACTAAAGCTGAACCCTATGTGGGTTTTGTAAGAGCTAGCTATGGTGAGAATGTGCAGGTTTATGTCAAAGGAATGGAGCTTGAATATAGTGGAACACTTCGATTTCTGTATTCCATTGACCTTTCAGGAAATAACTTTGTTGGAGAAATTTCCCAGGAGTTGATGAATCTTTCAGGTCTACAGAACCTGAATCTATCTACAAACAAATTGTTTGGACATATCCCTTGGAACATTGGCAAGTTAAGCTCACTAGAATCACTTGACTTGTCTGAAAATGAACTTTCTGGCTCTATTCCATCCA ATGATGCAGATGAATTGCCTAAAGGTCATGAAAAAGGTGGCACTACGAGGAAAGATGACTCTGAAATGGTTTGGTTCTACGGTGGTATGGGAATGGGATTTGCGGCTGGATTTGTTGGAGTTTGTAGCATCTTGTACTTCAACGACTCATGGAGGTGTGCTTGGTTTGGGTTAGTTGACAGAGTCTGCAACAAGCTTTGGGTAACAATTGCAATTAAGGCAAATCAAGTGAAGAGAAAGTTTCTCAGAAACAAATTAGAAGGAAATGCATGA
- the LOC110623253 gene encoding receptor-like protein 11: MAEPPVAREEAEVQTGNLPVQATETKTTTAVNNSEPATFPAQPVAEPAESEIYTAETAPAVQKSATTEIAPTEPEPAETSTITSEIAEPAAVQKSGTSETAPTKPKVATLAELATYVTESVPAPAEAQIASPVVVQKPATGEFAEPAQPTAVFVQTTKVEHFMGTSTANVVEILALLILLQSVSSICNGDNFNGSCIRTEREALVKFKSSLLNNSNSLPSWVGDDCCRWHGVTCDDITGHVVKLVLSRASKLVLSRASIMGNISLHLGNLSNLQYLDLSLNPSLAIHSLHFPSSLKYLYMWFVVLDKCDNWLQSINMLPSLLELELWNCELSIIGDVSHVNFTSLEVLRLDWNNFHSTIPSWLYNITKLQNLDLYSNAFRGSLSTDISNLNSLAYLNVGVNSLEGNMPNTLNRLCNLIELDLGNNKFSGEISGTFGNSSTCIKNSLENLSLLNNSFSGSIPDNLGQFKRLKVLYLSENSFWGSIPVSIGQLYNLERLRFSQNSLHGEVSELHLLNLRSLIELSMDGNSLVFDIDPEWIPPFQLDWIGLSSCEVGPSFPQWLKTQKSIRFLEMSNASISDNIPDWFENISSNIVGLDLSYNQLFGTLPTFRKLNTTYANEYRIILLKSNHHTGEQACSTSLVAKKGEFATHGGELYLPQLVRHYEW; the protein is encoded by the exons atggcagaaccCCCTGTTGCACGTGAAGAAGCTGAAGTTCAAACTGGGAACCTACCTGTCCAAGCTACTGAAACAAAGACAACAACTGCTGTCAACAATTCTGAACCAGCAACATTCCCAGCACAGCCTGTTGCCGAACCAGCTGAATCAGAAATATACACTGCAGAAACagcacctgctgtccaaaaatcagcaactaCTGAAATTGCCCCAACCGAACCTGAACCTGCTGAAACCTCCACAATTACATCAGAAATTGCTGaacctgctgctgtccaaaaatcaggcACCTCAGAAACTGCCCCAACTAAACCAAAAGTTGCTACACTTGCTGAACTAGCAACATATGTCACTGAATCAGTACCAGCACCTGCTGAAGCTCAGATCGCATCCCCCGTTGTTGTCCAAAAACCAGCAACTGGTGAATTTGCTGAACCAGCACAGCCCACTGCTGTGTTTGTCCAAACAACAAAGGTAGAACACT TTATGGGAACATCAACTGCCAATGTTGTTGAGATTCTTGCCTTGCTCATTCTGCTTCAAAGCGTTTCCTCCATCTGCAATGGAGATAATTTCAATGGAAGCTGTATCAGGACTGAAAGAGAAGCTCTTGTGAAGTTCAAGTCAAGCCTCCTCAACAATTCAAACTCGTTGCCTTCATGGGTGGGGGATGATTGCTGCAGATGGCACGGAGTCACTTGCGATGACATAACCGGTCATGTAGTTAAGCTCGTTCTTTCTCGGGCGTCTAAGCTCGTTCTTTCTCGGGCGTCCATCATGGGAAACATTTCCCTTCATCTTGGAAATCTTTCAAACTTGCAGTATCTTGATCTCAGTTTGAATCCTTCATTGGCAATCCACAGCCTCCATTTTCCATCTTCTTTGAAATACTTGTACATGTGGTTCGTGGTCCTGGACAAGTGTGACAATTGGTTGCAGTCAATAAACATGCTTCCTTCTTTACTAGAATTAGAATTGTGGAATTGTGAGCTTTCCATCATTGGTGATGTTTCACATGTCAATTTTACATCTCTTGAGGTTCTCAGACTTGATTGGAACAACTTCCATTCCACAATCCCTAGCTGGTTATATAATAttaccaaacttcaaaatcttgatCTGTATTCTAATGCTTTCCGAGGGTCTCTTTCAACTGATATCAGTAATCTTAATTCTCTTGCTTATCTTAATGTGGGTGTTAATTCTTTGGAAGGCAACATGCCCAACACGTTGAACAGGCTTTGCAATTTGATTGAGCTAGACTTGGGTAACAACAAGTTCAGCGGTGAGATTTCTGGAACTTTTGGCAACTCATCCACTTGCATCAAGAACAGTTTAGAGAATCTGTCTCTTTTAAACAATTCCTTTTCTGGTAGTATTCCAGATAATTTGGGACAATTTAAACGCCTGAAAGTTCTTTATCTTTCTGAAAACTCTTTCTGGGGTTCAATCCCTGTATCCATTGGACAGCTTTACAACCTTGAAAGACTACGTTTCAGTCAGAATTCATTGCATGGGGAGGTTTCTGAACTTCACTTGTTAAACCTGAGAAGCTTGATTGAGTTGAGTATGGATGGGAATTCTTTAGTTTTTGATATTGATCCCGAATGGATACCTCCTTTTCAACTTGACTGGATTGGTTTATCATCTTGTGAAGTAGGGCCTTCGTTTCCACAGTGGCTCAAAACACAAAAGAGCATTAGATTTTTAGAAatgtctaatgcaagcatctcaGATAACATCCCTGACTGGTTTGAAAATATTTCTTCCAATATTGTAGGATTGGATTTATCTTATAATCAGTTGTTTGGGACCTTGCCAACTTTCAGAAAACTGAACACAACTTATGCTAACGAATATAGGATCATATTGTTGAAATCTAACCA TCATACTGGCGAACAAGCTTGTTCGACATCCCTGGTGGCGAAGAAGGGAGAGTTCGCCACTCATGGTGGCGAACTCTATCTTCCTCAGCTTGTTCGCCACTATGAGTGGTGA